Genomic window (Pyrus communis chromosome 13, drPyrComm1.1, whole genome shotgun sequence):
aaattgaaattaaacataaagaacaaaagatggattacacctagaacgcccaacgaatccacttgaatttttgCGCAtttaagctcctctttcttcttctccttgctgtggCAGAGAGGGTTTGGggtgtttttggatgattttctgggttatagatgggtttagggtggtaaagtggtgcggcaaggaggtggtaaggtgtatggaggttgggaatggtggctggaagggtggagtggctgcggcaaggatgGGAAGTGGCTGGAATGGTGGGAGAAGGCTGCGGATGGAAGGGTTTTTTGGGTAATAGTTGCTGCGGCAAAAGGGAGAGAATGTGGCtgatgaaaagaatgaaaaatgagAGAGGAGAGACCCCAGGGTACGGCTTAGGgcttaaaatatatatggtttcagaaattaaaaccctagcttattaaaattaaatcaaaggcttacaaaattagaaaattaaatcagaaatttaaaagggaattgattaataggtgcggctagggtttagtttgggagagaaataggtttaaatcagaaataaaagggaaaggtgcggctagggttaggagcatgtgttttaagtgcaatcctaggacaaaattgcccccccttgcacggcaagggaagggaagaagGGTGAAGGCATGGCAAAGGGGTTTAAgggggctagggcctttgttttgtgtcctaaagtgcctacaaggccttcaaagtggctagaaaagacggacgtttaagattaggaaaggttaccaaaacgggaaacctagggttaactttccaacttcaagtaggaatccttgttggagtaggaatcctcgtttgagtaggaattcatcgttggagtaggaattcatcgtttcttcaagtcttcaactcattcattcctcttttgctccaaaagactccaatttacatcttcttgcacactttggccttataatctgaaaatacacaaaagtgactttaaacactaaaataactaaggaaacacaacaaaaatgcaccagaacaagctaattaagtcgcatgaatatgcttctatcaattgcatccaaaaggggtatgtttacttgaactttccgaaacgtctcaaggatgtccttctcggcttcttctttcttcgtttgcatgaacctactaggaaaaggcacattcgaaggaaaaacattagtaggaaccgaatttgacacattcttaccctttttggacaaATTGGACAATTTGGGGTCACTtaaagcttgcggcaaaggtgtttccacctttgccgtgggttggcttgattcctcctcttcaattctcaattttGCGTCCTCGTTAGgacctgatggtgatggtgtaggacctgCCCTAACTTCTTTTCCACATCTCAAgagtatggcctttgcactttcgaagcctccctttgggtttggaatggtagaactaggaagttggccttgatcacgaaacttccctacaaaatctgcaatctgcccaatttttttctccaattgctccaccctcttgtcttggttttgcatggctttggcttgattttcttgcccctgagacaaattagttagtaacttaagaagtgtatcattgtctagggacgtacctgaagcatttggggcagattgttgtggagcatgtgtgggtgcgtatggcctagtgaagaaccccgggggttgttgtctaaaacctccttgttgtggtggttgttgcggctctctccacttgaagtttgggtggtctctccaacctggattataggtgttagtgaaggaagatttgtgaaaaacaagttcatttgagcaacatcaacaacatgcaattcacaattaaaaggcggaatcatgtttatatgcactcaaaaacaaaacttaacccatgaacttcaaagcctagtagataggtgaaccaagactcaactcaaaacaaagtgagttgagaaatcaatacctttgtagattcctctttgcttaagcaaaggctaatcacccaaagagagggccttcattccttgcatcttagatccatggatttgaatggatgaaaaggtttctccaagttcccaaaattgagaacctctaagtctccacaccaaggcatattgtagaagaaatgagtgacctagaggaagtaagattgctagatgttttcctcaagggtggccggccatttctagagagaaaggagagtttttgtgtttctccaatttccccaaaaacaaccctcttaatgaattttggctattaagtcacacttataccttaattcatttgagtggcaaacttgtaaataagtccaaaacccactctttctataaatggccggccttagggtattcattgggctatttgggcctttgtgaatcattattcactAGCCTCTCTGCACGCACTAACGTGCGTGCGAGAGACATTTTTGCATCACGGGCGCTACGCGCCCCTAAAGGTGTATTGTGTTAGTTTTTCCCATTGTAATTGTCAAGATATACTTTAAATGTATTGTGCAAAGAGGAACTTTTTTTATCATGCACGTCCTAAAAAGTTatcatgttttttgtttttactttgtgtaaagtaaTGATTTAAATGTTATTCATGCACTTATCAAACAACATACGATTTtagatgcaagttcctacctaaaGCCTATGAACAATAGCAAGtacatgtaaataaaaaaaaaatagtagatGAAAACAGTAAGTACTCGTagcaaaatacaaaacaatttaaatgtcaaaatataaATCCTACATAACAATATGTACATTATTCACAATACTCATAGAGTCTATATGTCACTgtttcttttgaaaagaaagttTACATATTGACATCAATGCTGCAATTTCCACCCATTTGTTCATGATTGatgcttcaaattttcattgcCAATCTACAAACGAtagtgagaaaattaaaaatcaaataaaaatagttaATTGATAAGTGAGAAATGCATACTGAAAGGTTATCGTTAATAAAGCTGTTACCTATTAGGAATCACCATAATTAGCTGGAATGAAGCAAGACTTCTTTGTATACTACATTCCGTGTAAATACACCTTGTTGGCCTACTATGGAGCCACTTTTTACTAACACGGTTGTGGTTGACTTTGAGACCCCCCTCGATAAAGCCACATATAATTGTCCATGGCTGAAGACATGATCTGGAAGGTAAATGCCAACATGTGGTATTGTCTGACCTTGAGATTTGTTTATAGTGATGGAGAAACTTAGTTTTATTGGAAATTGCTTTCTTGTAAGTTCAAATGGAAGCCCAGCAGTATCAGTACTTTTGAGAGGGATTCTTGGTAAGAAAACTCTGGATCCGGCAAATTGTCCAGTTAGAATTTCAGCATCAATAAGATTTCGGTAAGAACCACGACACAATAATCTTGTACCATTACACAATCCCAATTTCGGATCAATATTTCTTAAAAGCATGATTGGAGCACCTTTTTTTCAGAGTTAACTTGTGCGGAGGCAAACCACCAAGTGAGATTGAATTCAAGAACTCTGGCTGATACAAATTCCTTGCGTCATCCTCAACTGAATCAAATGAATACATTGTCTCTTCTAAACCCGGAAACATATTGATTATCTTTTCATTCAACATATCAACGTCTTCATTTGTGGGAGTTACCACTGCCCTTTCCACCATGTAGGTTGCATCATTTATATGATCCTCTAAGTCAGGGAAGATTTTggcaattaattgattaatggaATGCTCACTCTCCCATggtatcaccatgcattcaggTAGTTTTACCATATCATCCATAATAACATCTTCATTTCCATCACCAACACGAAGTAAAAATTCTGAAAATTCACAATCATTTATGGatctcatgttttgtttgagttttAAAATCTTTACTTGTGACCAAAATGATGCCTTAACAACAGTTGCTTGGATTAGTTCGGACTTGGTTCCTTTTCGGATAACAGGAAGAACTTGTCGAAAATCTCCCCCAAATATCATTATCTTCCTCCCAAATGGTAAGTCAATATCTGTTAAGTCTCTGAACGTTCGATCGAGTGCTTCAAATGCATGACGATGCGTCATTGTTGCTTCAACCCAAATAATTGCCTTTGCCTTTTGTATTAGCTTTGCTAAATTAGATTGTTTACCGATCGAACACATCGATGATGCATCGAGACTAAGTGGTATCTTGAATTTAGAATGTGTTGTCCTCCCACCAGGCAATATCGTAGCTGCTATTCCAGATGATGTTGTTGCTAATACTATGTGCCCCAACCTTCTCAAGCTTGCTAACAATACGCGATATAAGTAAGTTTTTCCAGTTCCACCGGGACCATCCACAAAAAAAGTTGCATTATCCGATCGTTGAACTGCACCCATTATTATGTTAAACGCACTTTTTTGGTCATCATTTAAGCGTTCAATTGCATCAAGATCTTGTTGTGGAATACATATGGATATTTCATCTTCAATACATCCGGTCATTCCTGAACTTGATTCATTTCCTCTTGTCATTTGGGGCAAATCAAACTCGTTTATACTCTTGTTAAATTGAACCAAAAGTATGTTCAACTCACGCAAGAGTATGTTGGTAGCAAGTGTGGGAGTTATGTTAGTCATGGAAACATAATCTTCCATCATGAATGGACAGAACTCATCCCATAACCCTCGAACACCAATTGGTGCACAATATACCAATATGGTGACGAATAATCTTCTTAAAGCCGACGGCATCTGAATTGTGGAGGCCTCTAACAAACATTGTCGAATACTGTCATCTCTTTCTAACAAACCTCGTTGTTCTGCTGCCTGCTTAAATGTTGGATGCAAAACCCCATTAACTGTTCTCAAGTTTGTGAAGGATGTTGGTCCTCTAACATGATTAAGAAGATCCGAAGGTAAAATTTTTCGCCTTCAGCAGGTGAAACTGCATATATTCGCCCAATAACCTTGTTACGATTCTTTCTTTTAGACCACTTTCTTTGAGCTTGAATCCATCTGTAATGTGATGGTATCTCCATGTATAAATAATGTCGCGCTTCTGCATCCACATGATTAAGTGTAAAAAATTCAGTCAACATTGTCTTTCTTGTACTCTCATCATGTAGAATATTTGTTATGCTTTCATCGGCACGAAACTGAACTTGGTGCATATTAGGAAGATGTATTTGCATTCGCTCAACAGATGGATAAATTCGATTAATAATGAACTTGAATATTTTCCATAATGCCTCTGGTGCGCAAACCCATCTTGCATCCTGAAACTGCTTTATTTCATCGTATTGAGGGTCTGATTGCACTTCAACTGTCACTCTGTCTGGGCCTTTGTAAACATACTTATATAAGTACTTGACACTTTTTATGCTTGCGCAAATTTCGACATTGATGTGACAATCATACCTTAACAGCAACCATGGATTATATGGAATGACCCAACTATTATCAACCATTATGTTTCCTTGTCGATTAAGTGAGACGGGCAATCGATTTCCTCGCCTTTGATAAATTGGATACGAATCATTCCCTTGAACGGTGACTGGTGCAAATGGTTTGGGAAACTTTCTCTTACAACTCCCATTTTTCATACATGGAGATAGAGGATTATGAATCCCACACGGGCCATGAATCATATGCTTTAACACCACATTATAAAGTTGAGGCTCTACATCTTCATTTGGTATTTCAGCTCTAACAATTCGGTCATACTCATCTGGGTTATTGATCTTATCATTTTCATCTAACACAACCAGCATATGCACATGTGGAAGACCACGTTTCTGAAACTCAATAACGTATGCGTAAGCAACAACACTGCCCAATACCCCCTTTTCAATGATGTCTTCTTTTAGTTGCTCAAGTTTTGC
Coding sequences:
- the LOC137712198 gene encoding uncharacterized protein; the protein is MVALFSDQTNEGRHFRQNIRAYNHAFAFTSMGVHVDERINIGGRGIYTFRAQGALYHKIGGLLPNEGNRPRFLQAYIYDTEHEVENRMCESEVLDRRVVEKIQHMLNNHNPFVHTLRSLGQRQDLPNCKLILKEQPIDRRQYSLPSASQVAAIIIDGDNATIANGRDIVVETISGRLSHVRDYVGFYDPLQYPLLLPYGTYGWDVNSRDDGGRAITCCDYYAYMLQIRHNGSSLLLRGGRLLQQYAIDNCIKIESQKLRWLRSNQATVRADLYKGLEDSLNAGQHNAGSIGRRIILPSSFVGSPRDMYQRYQDAMTLVQRFGKPDLFITMTCNPSWEEIKSELLSGQTPQDRPDLLTRVFRAKLEQLKEDIIEKGVLGSVVAYAYVIEFQKRGLPHVHMLVVLDENDKINNPDEYDRIVRAEIPNEDVEPQLYNVVLKHMIHGPCGIHNPLSPCMKNGSCKRKFPKPFAPVTVQGNDSYPIYQRRGNRLPVSLNRQGNIMVDNSWVIPYNPWLLLRYDCHINVEICASIKSVKYLYKYVYKGPDRVTVEVQSDPQYDEIKQFQDARWVCAPEALWKIFKFIINRIYPSVERMQIHLPNMHQVQFRADESITNILHDESTRKTMLTEFFTLNHVDAEARHYLYMEIPSHYRWIQAQRKWSKRKNRNKAAEQRGLLERDDSIRQCLLEASTIQMPSALRRLFVTILVYCAPIGVRGLWDEFCPFMMEDYVSMTNITPTLATNILLRELNILLVQFNKSINEFDLPQMTRGNESSSGMTGCIEDEISICIPQQDLDAIERLNDDQKSAFNIIMGAVQRSDNATFFVDGPGGTGKTYLYRVLLASLRRLGHIVLATTSSGIAATILPGGRTTHSKFKIPLSLDASSMCSIGKQSNLAKLIQKAKAIIWVEATMTHRHAFEALDRTFRDLTDIDLPFGRKIMIFGGDFRQVLPVIRKGTKSELIQATVVKASFWSQVKILKLKQNMRSINDCEFSEFLLRVGDGNEDVIMDDMVKLPECMVIPWESEHSINQLIAKIFPDLEDHINDATYMVERAVVTPTNEDVDMLNEKIINMFPGLEETMYSFDSVEDDARNLYQPEFLNSISLGGLPPHKLTLKKRCSNHAFKKY